In the genome of Polynucleobacter sp. TSB-Sco08W16, the window TTTCCTTTAAAAGAGGTGCTCATCTTTAGAGATCATCCAAGCGATTCAACACATGCTCTGCATGAAGAACAATCGCTTGCTGATCGTCATCACTAATGCGCTTCAGATTTGCCGTCATGAGTCTGGTACGTGGGCTTGACTCAAACTGAGCACGATGCTTAATTAAAAAATTCCAATACAGGGTAGTAACAGGGCAAGCCGTTTCCCCAAAGCGGACATCGGGCTTGTATTTGCAAGAATCGCAATAATTACTCATACGCTTGATATAGGCACCGCTGGCGATATAGGGCTTACTAGTAAAGCGCCCGCCGTTAGCAAACAAAGCCATGCCAGCAGTATTTGGGAGCTCCACCCATTCAATCGCATCAACATAAATTGCCAAGTACCAATCACACACCTCTTTTGGAAGAATCTCCGCTAAGAGGGCAAAGTTACCAGTCACCATAAGGCGCTGAATGTGATGCGCATAGCCATATTGCAGAGTCTGACCGACTGCGTCTCTCATACAAGACATTTTTGTATTACCAGTCCAATACCATTTTGGCAAAGACCTCTGATGTTTGTAATAGTTATCTTGTGCCATCTGCGGCATATCTAGGTAGTACATACCTCGGACAAACTCACGCCATCCTAAGATTTGCCGGATAAAACCTTCAACCGTAGAAAGATCTAAAGAATATTTTTTCCAAGCGACAAGAACTGCAGCAATCACCTCACGAGGATTTAATAGCTTTAAATTCAGTGAGCTAGAGAGAATAGAATGCCAACCAAAAGGAGTATCAGTCCACATGGCATCTTGATAGATCCCAAAGTTTCGCAGGCGATACTCAATGAAATAATCTAAGGCTTCTAATGCCTGCTCACGATTCACTGGCCAAGAAAAGGCTTCTAAAGATCCAGGGTGTTTTGCATAAGCTTGATTTACGAATTCAATCACTTCTTGTGTCATTGCATCCGGCGCAAATAAGACTGGTGCCTCAATAATTCCCGGGCCCTTCTTGGGATATGGCTTACGATTATCTTGATCAAAATTCCATTGGCCGCCTTCTGGATTCCCATCTGCGTCAAGCAATATATTGTGAGTCTTGCGCATAAGGCGATAAAAGTACTCCAACCTCAGCTCTTTTTTGTCAGCAACCCAAGCAATAAACTCTTGATGAGAGCAAAAGAAATGGTCGTCTTCACGCATCTCAAGCTTAATCTTGAGTGTTGCAGCCATTTCTTCAATTTGCTGCTTTAAGCGCCACTCTCCAGGCTCCACACAAATGAGATGGGTAATGCCATCTTTAATCAGCTTTTCTTTTAAGACCTCTACGATGGGCAGAGATGAATTTTTAATATAGGCAAGGGGATACTTGAGGTTGCTTAAGGTTTGCGCAAAGTGGCGCATAGCCGATAAAAATAGTGCAATCTTTGCCTTATGTGTCCATACATACTGAGCCTCAGCTGCCGACTCAATCATGATGATTTCATCAGTCTGGAAATTAAAATTTCGTAGGGCGGCACCCTGTAAATCCAACTGATCCCCCAGAATCAGGATAAGTCTTTTGGAGGAGATCATTTGTTTTTATACTGCGTTGGACAATAGGCGCGATCGACCAACTTACTTCGAAGCGCAACATGCTTTGTTGCCCTTCCA includes:
- a CDS encoding cryptochrome/photolyase family protein gives rise to the protein MISSKRLILILGDQLDLQGAALRNFNFQTDEIIMIESAAEAQYVWTHKAKIALFLSAMRHFAQTLSNLKYPLAYIKNSSLPIVEVLKEKLIKDGITHLICVEPGEWRLKQQIEEMAATLKIKLEMREDDHFFCSHQEFIAWVADKKELRLEYFYRLMRKTHNILLDADGNPEGGQWNFDQDNRKPYPKKGPGIIEAPVLFAPDAMTQEVIEFVNQAYAKHPGSLEAFSWPVNREQALEALDYFIEYRLRNFGIYQDAMWTDTPFGWHSILSSSLNLKLLNPREVIAAVLVAWKKYSLDLSTVEGFIRQILGWREFVRGMYYLDMPQMAQDNYYKHQRSLPKWYWTGNTKMSCMRDAVGQTLQYGYAHHIQRLMVTGNFALLAEILPKEVCDWYLAIYVDAIEWVELPNTAGMALFANGGRFTSKPYIASGAYIKRMSNYCDSCKYKPDVRFGETACPVTTLYWNFLIKHRAQFESSPRTRLMTANLKRISDDDQQAIVLHAEHVLNRLDDL